From Puniceicoccaceae bacterium, the proteins below share one genomic window:
- a CDS encoding TrkA C-terminal domain-containing protein, whose amino-acid sequence MNSIQILLGNPLFALFLIIGVGLFLGSLKVKGLSLGSSGVLFSALLAGHFGVVLPDVVGTIGLVLFVYCVGISAGGRFFGALAREGATLAKLGVMIVGLGALIAWACHTWMKIPADLTVGIFAGALTSTPALAAATEGLADAGSNVVIGYGIAYPFGVIGVVLFVQLMPRILRQDLDREADAYKVANDLYHSVQTGLVEVKNTALLGKRISEVLESSLGAVQISRRLEGDRLVPLKYDDQFESGQHLFIVGRQRDMELAVALIGEKSERPFIKDVEKQQRRLVVTDPSIVGLTMAQLQPLRKHGVLISRVTRLDVTFVPSADTRVERRDIFTVVGNPDELDRFAKAIGHRSEAFDETDLLSLSLGISLGVVAGMIPLALPGSQGITLGMAGGPLFVALLLGHFGKVGRLVGHIPRPTRQLLQELGLVFFLANAGVKGGAAMVDTLVDHGPVLFLAGVLITLLPMVVTYLLAGKLFGLNNLQALGGICGGMTSTPALGALTARTDSQLPVVSYATAYPVALIVMTVIAKLLISILG is encoded by the coding sequence ATGAATTCGATCCAAATTCTCCTCGGTAATCCACTTTTTGCGTTGTTTCTGATCATCGGAGTGGGCCTGTTTTTGGGTTCGCTCAAGGTTAAGGGGCTCAGCCTTGGCAGCTCGGGAGTGCTCTTTTCTGCCCTGCTTGCGGGACACTTTGGGGTGGTGTTGCCCGACGTGGTGGGAACCATCGGGCTGGTACTGTTTGTCTACTGCGTGGGCATATCTGCTGGAGGCCGGTTCTTTGGAGCACTCGCGCGCGAGGGAGCCACACTTGCGAAACTTGGCGTCATGATCGTCGGACTCGGTGCCCTTATTGCGTGGGCCTGCCACACGTGGATGAAGATTCCGGCGGACCTCACGGTTGGCATCTTTGCGGGGGCGTTGACCAGCACCCCAGCCCTTGCGGCGGCAACCGAAGGGCTGGCTGATGCCGGGTCGAACGTGGTGATCGGATATGGTATAGCCTATCCCTTTGGTGTGATTGGAGTGGTATTATTCGTACAGTTGATGCCTCGAATCCTTCGACAGGATTTGGATCGTGAAGCCGACGCATACAAAGTGGCAAATGACCTGTATCATTCGGTTCAGACAGGCCTGGTGGAAGTCAAGAACACGGCATTGCTTGGGAAACGCATCTCTGAGGTGCTGGAGTCCTCGTTGGGAGCCGTGCAAATTTCCCGCCGTCTGGAAGGAGATCGATTGGTTCCTCTGAAATATGACGACCAATTCGAATCGGGTCAGCATCTCTTCATCGTGGGACGCCAGCGAGATATGGAACTGGCGGTGGCCTTGATTGGTGAAAAGAGTGAACGACCCTTTATCAAAGACGTGGAAAAACAGCAGCGGCGCTTGGTTGTTACCGATCCCTCCATCGTGGGATTGACGATGGCGCAGCTGCAGCCGTTGCGCAAACACGGGGTTTTGATCAGCCGCGTAACCCGTCTTGATGTTACCTTCGTTCCGAGTGCGGATACACGTGTGGAACGTCGCGACATTTTTACGGTTGTGGGGAACCCGGATGAACTGGATCGCTTCGCCAAGGCGATTGGGCATCGCTCCGAAGCCTTTGATGAAACGGATCTATTGAGCCTGTCGCTGGGAATTTCACTGGGGGTGGTTGCGGGCATGATTCCCCTTGCGCTTCCGGGCAGTCAGGGCATCACCCTGGGCATGGCGGGAGGACCGCTGTTTGTGGCACTGTTGCTTGGGCACTTCGGAAAAGTGGGCCGATTGGTAGGTCACATTCCACGACCGACGCGGCAACTGCTGCAGGAACTGGGACTGGTGTTTTTCCTGGCAAATGCGGGAGTAAAAGGCGGTGCGGCGATGGTCGATACCTTGGTGGATCATGGTCCCGTGCTGTTTCTCGCAGGTGTGCTGATCACGTTGCTTCCGATGGTGGTCACCTATCTGCTTGCGGGTAAGCTGTTTGGATTAAACAATTTGCAGGCACTCGGTGGTATTTGTGGTGGCATGACCTCCACACCTGCGCTGGGTGCGCTCACTGCACGAACTGACTCCCAGTTGCCTGTCGTCAGTTATGCGACTGCCTATCCGGTTGCGCTCATCGTGATGACAGTGATCGCAAAACTCCTGATCTCAATCCTGGGCTAG
- a CDS encoding family 78 glycoside hydrolase catalytic domain has protein sequence MNSLTNLFCLCILFMVNGMHARPFLTSAHQVDDATFPHWIAPPEADEPGLYLFRKTFEVKNIPDSFVIHISADPRYRLWVNGEWVTFGPAAGHFYHWNYETLDIQPFLKTGTNIIAVEVRQAAALNGPREITFWTGMILSGPDIQGARLQSDASWKVLQSPGWKPLEMTATNSVRGYIAGGTESWDAGQHPADWLQADFDDSDWPNAVVKNKGSHLGLNTWKVFNYRLLQERPIPLIETRILSLNDFRRSSQDGQPTTTPKDWPVDIPANCRVTLLLDNGVVDNGFPMLEVSGGAGAEITVKYQEALVDAAGRKGNRNQIEGKSMRGIFDQFYPDGSENHLFEPFWMRSFRYVELDIKTRDEPLLFERFDYRQVRYPFDKQGTFSSKSDLRIEPILDASWRTLELCALETYMDCPYYEQLQYIGDTRIQSLVSLCLTGDDRLMRNAIDQFHDSLQPMGLIRSAFPISGMAAQIIPPFSLVFVSMVHDHFLYKNDADLVRENLPAIRYILSWFTERIQQDGLLGPLPYWNHTDGGASGFFNGSPPGSEEGGSVQLSLMLAIALDQTAQMLESQGELHAAENYETLSRRLKQAVISLAWSDARKQFAETAEQKVFSQHTNALALLAGVVPAEERSSFAERIASDATLIQATLYFQFYVFEAYRQAGRADLIVAQLDRWMQFLEMGLTTFPEHHIESRSDVHAWAAHPLYHLPVSVAGVRPGTPGFQTVHLKPRPGTLEDLSTTVVLPQGQLTLQMQYLPEQNQWNMMLRIPEEVDALLEWNGKTIAINESQSSLLLEGLRERP, from the coding sequence ATGAATTCGCTTACCAATCTCTTCTGTCTCTGCATTCTGTTTATGGTGAATGGGATGCACGCTCGTCCATTCCTGACGAGTGCACATCAGGTCGATGATGCAACTTTTCCACATTGGATCGCTCCGCCCGAAGCGGATGAACCGGGTCTCTATTTGTTTCGTAAGACATTCGAAGTGAAGAACATTCCGGATTCATTTGTCATCCACATTTCTGCGGACCCACGTTATCGACTGTGGGTCAATGGAGAGTGGGTGACCTTTGGGCCTGCGGCTGGTCATTTTTATCATTGGAACTACGAGACTCTCGACATCCAACCTTTCCTGAAAACGGGAACCAACATCATCGCAGTTGAAGTTCGTCAAGCGGCTGCGTTGAACGGACCGAGAGAGATCACGTTTTGGACAGGTATGATTCTGTCCGGTCCGGATATTCAGGGTGCACGCCTTCAGAGTGATGCGAGTTGGAAGGTTCTTCAAAGTCCTGGGTGGAAACCACTCGAAATGACAGCGACAAATTCCGTGAGAGGTTATATCGCTGGAGGAACCGAGTCCTGGGATGCGGGACAGCATCCTGCGGATTGGCTGCAGGCAGATTTTGACGACAGCGACTGGCCAAATGCGGTTGTGAAGAACAAGGGCAGTCACCTTGGACTCAATACGTGGAAAGTATTCAACTACCGGCTGTTGCAGGAGCGCCCCATTCCCTTGATTGAAACCCGGATTTTGTCGTTAAATGACTTTCGAAGAAGCTCGCAGGATGGGCAACCCACTACGACCCCAAAAGATTGGCCAGTCGACATTCCTGCAAACTGTCGAGTCACTTTACTGCTCGACAATGGAGTGGTCGACAACGGTTTTCCGATGCTGGAGGTGAGTGGCGGGGCTGGAGCCGAGATCACGGTGAAGTATCAGGAAGCACTCGTGGATGCGGCGGGCAGAAAAGGAAACCGCAACCAAATCGAAGGGAAGTCCATGCGTGGAATATTCGACCAGTTTTATCCTGATGGATCGGAAAATCATTTGTTCGAACCCTTCTGGATGCGATCCTTTCGCTATGTAGAACTCGATATCAAAACCCGTGACGAACCCCTGCTTTTCGAACGCTTCGACTACCGGCAGGTTCGCTATCCCTTCGACAAACAAGGTACGTTTTCAAGCAAGTCGGATCTGCGTATCGAACCGATTCTGGATGCGTCTTGGAGAACGCTAGAATTGTGCGCGCTCGAGACCTACATGGACTGCCCCTACTACGAACAGCTTCAGTACATCGGTGATACCCGCATTCAATCGCTGGTATCCCTCTGCCTGACCGGCGATGACCGCCTGATGCGCAATGCCATCGATCAATTTCACGACTCACTGCAGCCCATGGGATTGATTCGCAGCGCGTTTCCCATCAGCGGAATGGCGGCACAAATCATCCCGCCCTTTTCGCTGGTCTTCGTGAGCATGGTCCACGATCACTTTCTTTATAAGAATGATGCTGACCTGGTTCGAGAAAACCTGCCCGCGATCCGATACATTCTTTCCTGGTTTACCGAGCGCATTCAGCAAGATGGGCTATTGGGACCCCTGCCATACTGGAATCACACGGATGGTGGTGCTTCAGGGTTTTTTAATGGATCTCCACCCGGCTCTGAAGAAGGTGGATCGGTGCAGCTGTCGCTGATGTTGGCGATTGCTCTCGATCAGACGGCGCAGATGTTGGAGAGCCAGGGGGAATTGCATGCCGCTGAAAACTATGAGACGCTTTCGAGGCGGCTGAAACAGGCAGTGATATCGCTGGCATGGAGTGATGCGAGGAAGCAATTTGCAGAAACGGCAGAACAGAAGGTTTTCAGTCAGCACACCAACGCACTGGCCCTGCTTGCGGGAGTGGTTCCGGCGGAAGAGAGATCCAGCTTTGCCGAACGCATTGCGAGCGACGCAACGTTGATTCAAGCCACCCTCTATTTCCAGTTCTATGTCTTCGAAGCTTATCGGCAGGCAGGACGTGCAGATCTCATTGTTGCGCAACTCGACCGGTGGATGCAGTTTTTGGAGATGGGACTCACCACTTTTCCGGAGCACCATATCGAGAGTCGCTCCGATGTGCATGCCTGGGCGGCCCACCCGCTCTATCATCTACCCGTGTCGGTAGCGGGCGTGCGTCCCGGAACTCCGGGGTTTCAGACGGTCCATTTGAAACCGCGACCGGGTACGCTTGAAGACCTGAGCACGACCGTGGTCCTTCCCCAAGGGCAGTTAACCCTGCAAATGCAATATCTGCCTGAGCAAAACCAATGGAACATGATGCTACGGATTCCAGAAGAAGTTGACGCTTTGTTGGAGTGGAACGGAAAAACCATCGCAATCAACGAGTCGCAAAGCTCGCTGCTGCTTGAAGGCCTACGGGAACGCCCCTGA
- a CDS encoding transposase, whose protein sequence is MDGVYHLISRTSCGQHLFGDEEKEMFVRMMRKQALFCGVDVLAYCMMSNHFHILVRVRHEPEIPDTELLRRHRILYRGERLGPRAIHPEKLEKLFDDGGEEAMEWRQRLCHRMGDVSVFMRELKQRFGIWYNHRHDNRGSIWSDRFKSLIVEPSREAMSTLAAYIDLNPVRAKLVEDPAEYRFCSYGAAMGGQKEARAGYTWIYFGKPWKTAIRSYRICLYGKGYRSKGSLGKDRGRLSEEKVESVLAGEGKLEMTEVLRCRVRYFSDGMALGSAAYLKELQECHRDWFGANRKTCAARMRGADWGELRVMRNLQLRPFG, encoded by the coding sequence ATGGACGGTGTTTATCATCTGATCAGTCGCACAAGTTGTGGGCAGCATTTGTTTGGGGATGAGGAGAAGGAGATGTTTGTGCGCATGATGCGAAAGCAGGCACTGTTTTGTGGTGTGGATGTGTTGGCTTACTGCATGATGAGCAATCATTTCCATATCTTGGTGCGGGTGAGGCATGAGCCGGAAATTCCAGATACTGAATTACTCAGGCGCCATCGCATTCTCTATCGGGGCGAGCGTTTGGGGCCTCGGGCAATCCATCCTGAAAAGCTTGAAAAGCTGTTTGACGATGGAGGAGAGGAGGCGATGGAATGGCGACAGCGTCTATGCCACCGCATGGGTGATGTTTCAGTGTTCATGCGGGAATTGAAGCAACGCTTCGGGATCTGGTACAACCATCGGCATGACAATCGAGGCAGCATTTGGTCTGACCGATTCAAGAGTCTGATTGTGGAACCCAGTCGGGAAGCAATGAGCACGCTGGCAGCGTATATTGATCTGAACCCGGTAAGGGCAAAACTGGTGGAAGATCCCGCTGAGTATCGATTTTGCAGCTACGGTGCTGCGATGGGTGGGCAGAAAGAAGCGCGGGCAGGCTATACATGGATTTATTTTGGAAAGCCATGGAAGACTGCCATTCGTTCCTATCGTATCTGTTTGTATGGCAAGGGTTACCGAAGTAAGGGCAGTTTGGGTAAAGATCGGGGACGCTTGAGTGAAGAGAAGGTGGAGTCGGTACTGGCTGGTGAGGGAAAACTGGAAATGACAGAAGTACTGCGCTGTCGGGTGCGGTATTTTTCGGATGGAATGGCTCTCGGTAGCGCGGCGTATCTGAAGGAGCTGCAGGAGTGCCATCGGGACTGGTTTGGAGCAAACCGCAAAACATGTGCTGCACGGATGCGGGGAGCAGACTGGGGAGAGCTGCGTGTCATGCGCAATCTGCAATTGAGACCCTTTGGATGA
- a CDS encoding TonB-dependent receptor, whose protein sequence is MSEADTGNNLRNARIEVLGTGRSVLAGPGGRFVVSGLREGAVTLRASYAGLESAELTVQVPSEGSVDANFRLISAFAQGEEVYELEAFEVITEARGGTARAVMEQKVALNPVKVVSADSLGNISEGNAGEFLKLMPGVSLDYVEADARAVRISGLNPKYGNVLLEGLFVPSAGSSNIGTGRVFEFEQLSMDSVELVQLTKTPTPDQPSALSGTVDLVTQSAFDFDGEVIDLSFGFATNSYYTDLDETPGWQDQDSRKWYANYSFKYFNTFMDGKLGVTLGTSHHATIAAQKHIWFWHNDYDDNPNNNDTEVPGYWWMWFQDGPKPTVRENYFARVDYRHSDQLSFFARWDYSIYEARFYNRTLSLRPTEYDLTSEYSRTRQTVLSGSISNESNQFMEKLGDTMILTLGADYQRDDLSIRFRINRGIARNWYESLENGHFTDYRADIKDISWTWTRDSDGDTDLQFTQLSGPDWRNPANYAFTENAMQWHERNSRDNQSTIRLDFAHDWTDWNLSQELKYGVMYNTRDLEVHRYGGLWASFTGADGLVGTADDPNPGDFVDSTFRMDFDTGTNLEGIRPLSPWKLYDHYRKHPGDWVENDERNGDQRRRNNWYFEEEILSAYVTDVFHFGKFEIAPGLRWESSKPKGTGWDAVNNRPVTAKGDTTDVLLGYLHANYELRDDLVLRFAYHDSITRADIANLIPGISNINETEREMNANNPNLKEEKAQTYFFTVDKFFEPVGLISVSAFHRVWKDRQISGGSEVLGADGYGGDSSFAGYTLFTQTNASRSISLNGLEIDFSKQFQNVPKPLSSFGVFANFTYLDYEDERFFVGAPEYTANGGFNASIGHFSARLNANYIGDILTWAVSSFDESTGKWSETAQPLEYQKERLFLDLNLDYMIRPGIRIFLDARNLTNTPSQYTYRGDADNFVRILKTGTIWKIGVKASF, encoded by the coding sequence GTGTCAGAAGCAGATACTGGCAATAACTTGAGAAATGCGAGAATTGAGGTTCTGGGCACAGGACGTTCCGTCCTTGCCGGACCCGGTGGGCGGTTTGTGGTGTCGGGGCTTCGCGAAGGTGCCGTGACGTTGCGGGCGTCCTATGCCGGATTGGAATCTGCCGAACTCACGGTACAAGTGCCGAGCGAGGGAAGTGTGGATGCAAATTTTCGGCTGATCAGTGCATTTGCACAGGGCGAAGAGGTCTATGAACTCGAGGCTTTTGAGGTGATCACTGAAGCACGTGGCGGAACGGCGCGCGCGGTCATGGAGCAGAAGGTGGCTCTCAATCCGGTGAAAGTTGTGTCTGCGGACTCGCTCGGGAACATTTCCGAGGGAAATGCGGGTGAGTTTCTCAAGCTGATGCCCGGTGTTTCGCTGGACTATGTGGAAGCGGATGCCCGCGCAGTGCGCATCAGTGGTTTGAACCCGAAGTATGGAAACGTGCTGCTCGAGGGGCTTTTTGTTCCCAGTGCGGGCTCCTCGAATATTGGAACGGGTCGTGTGTTTGAGTTTGAACAACTCTCCATGGACAGTGTGGAACTGGTGCAGTTGACCAAGACGCCTACGCCGGATCAGCCGTCAGCGCTGTCAGGCACAGTCGATCTGGTCACCCAGAGCGCGTTTGATTTTGATGGGGAGGTCATTGACCTGTCGTTCGGGTTTGCAACAAATTCCTACTACACTGACCTTGATGAAACACCGGGTTGGCAGGATCAGGACAGCCGCAAGTGGTATGCGAACTATTCCTTCAAATACTTCAACACGTTCATGGATGGAAAACTGGGTGTAACTCTTGGTACCAGTCACCATGCAACAATTGCTGCTCAGAAGCACATCTGGTTTTGGCACAACGATTACGACGATAATCCCAATAACAATGATACCGAGGTTCCGGGGTATTGGTGGATGTGGTTTCAGGATGGTCCCAAACCCACTGTTCGTGAAAACTACTTTGCGCGTGTGGATTATCGACACAGCGACCAGTTGAGCTTTTTTGCACGCTGGGACTACAGCATCTACGAAGCTCGCTTCTACAATCGAACCTTGAGCCTGCGACCCACCGAATACGATCTGACTTCGGAATATTCGCGGACCCGGCAGACGGTTCTCAGCGGCTCGATTTCCAATGAGTCGAATCAGTTCATGGAAAAACTGGGCGATACGATGATTCTGACGCTGGGTGCCGATTACCAGCGCGATGATTTGAGCATCCGTTTTCGCATCAATCGCGGTATTGCACGAAATTGGTACGAAAGCCTCGAGAATGGTCACTTCACGGACTATCGTGCAGACATCAAAGACATTTCGTGGACATGGACGAGGGATTCGGACGGGGATACGGACTTGCAGTTCACGCAGCTGTCCGGCCCTGATTGGCGCAACCCGGCAAACTATGCGTTTACCGAAAACGCAATGCAGTGGCACGAGCGCAATTCACGGGACAATCAGTCGACGATCCGGTTGGATTTTGCGCACGACTGGACTGACTGGAACCTTTCGCAGGAACTCAAATATGGGGTGATGTACAACACCCGGGATCTTGAAGTTCACCGCTATGGCGGACTGTGGGCGAGTTTCACTGGCGCAGATGGGTTGGTGGGAACTGCTGACGATCCGAATCCGGGGGACTTTGTCGACAGCACATTTCGAATGGACTTTGATACGGGCACCAATCTCGAAGGAATTCGTCCGCTGAGTCCCTGGAAGCTCTACGACCATTACCGCAAACACCCGGGGGATTGGGTGGAAAATGACGAGCGTAATGGGGATCAGCGTCGTCGGAACAACTGGTATTTTGAGGAAGAAATTCTCAGTGCCTATGTGACCGATGTGTTCCATTTTGGTAAGTTTGAGATTGCACCGGGTTTGCGTTGGGAAAGCTCAAAGCCAAAGGGAACGGGCTGGGATGCTGTAAACAACCGTCCCGTTACGGCGAAAGGGGATACGACCGATGTGTTGCTCGGTTACCTGCACGCAAACTACGAACTCAGGGATGATCTGGTGCTGCGCTTTGCCTATCATGATTCCATCACACGAGCAGACATTGCCAACCTGATTCCGGGAATCTCCAATATCAATGAAACCGAACGCGAAATGAATGCGAACAATCCCAACCTGAAGGAAGAGAAGGCACAGACCTACTTTTTCACCGTGGACAAGTTTTTTGAGCCAGTCGGATTGATTTCGGTTTCGGCTTTCCACCGGGTTTGGAAGGATCGTCAGATCAGCGGGGGATCAGAGGTGCTGGGCGCGGATGGATATGGAGGTGATTCCAGTTTTGCGGGATACACGCTCTTTACCCAGACCAATGCGTCCCGCTCGATCTCACTGAACGGACTCGAGATCGATTTCTCGAAGCAGTTTCAAAATGTACCAAAACCGCTCAGCAGTTTCGGTGTGTTTGCCAATTTCACCTACCTTGATTATGAGGATGAGCGCTTCTTCGTGGGAGCACCTGAATACACTGCAAATGGTGGGTTCAACGCGAGCATCGGGCATTTCAGTGCGCGCCTGAATGCCAACTACATCGGTGATATTCTGACCTGGGCAGTTTCGTCCTTTGATGAATCAACCGGAAAGTGGAGTGAAACAGCACAACCGTTGGAATACCAGAAGGAGCGTCTGTTTCTTGACCTGAATCTGGACTACATGATTCGTCCCGGCATTCGCATCTTCCTGGATGCGCGAAATCTCACAAACACTCCTTCCCAATATACCTATCGCGGGGATGCCGACAATTTTGTGCGCATCCTCAAAACCGGAACGATTTGGAAGATCGGCGTGAAAGCGTCCTTCTGA
- a CDS encoding FecR domain-containing protein yields the protein MRWVLLHEEGLSEEQERAFERWKKQHPNHEKCFFEHQVDWSNLDSMRFWKPELSSEPNPDLFVSRRALGTGKWLWSPLVAIAACVLLMFAWHNRSRVEPEILTTDHANWQHFEGGKKHFLSDGSTVYLKQGSDLRVWYDAKSRRLDLRHGEAIFEVAHDAERAFVVGMQHAEVVALGTVFSVNASDTFCEVYVTEGRVALKDRASVHDDPTASEPWLPELKAGEMVNFRVGENRSAPEVHRFSTAEYQSKMIWKDQIIEMVSAPLYQIIEEFNRFNAVDIVISDPALGQLRMSVTVSPDNQQEFLELLEMTLQIEVVESATGIVLQPKS from the coding sequence ATGCGGTGGGTACTGCTGCATGAAGAGGGCTTGTCGGAAGAACAGGAACGCGCGTTCGAAAGGTGGAAGAAGCAGCACCCCAATCACGAGAAGTGTTTTTTCGAACACCAGGTGGATTGGAGCAATCTTGATTCCATGCGCTTCTGGAAGCCTGAACTCAGCTCAGAACCCAATCCGGATTTGTTTGTGTCCCGAAGGGCATTGGGGACAGGGAAATGGCTATGGAGTCCGCTTGTAGCAATCGCGGCCTGTGTGCTGCTCATGTTTGCATGGCATAACCGGAGTCGTGTCGAACCGGAGATTCTGACAACAGACCATGCGAATTGGCAGCATTTTGAGGGTGGGAAAAAGCACTTTCTCAGTGACGGCTCCACGGTTTATTTGAAACAGGGAAGCGATCTGCGAGTGTGGTATGATGCAAAATCCCGTCGATTGGATTTGCGCCATGGGGAGGCGATTTTTGAAGTAGCCCATGATGCGGAGCGTGCGTTTGTGGTGGGAATGCAGCACGCGGAGGTTGTCGCATTGGGAACGGTGTTTTCGGTGAATGCCAGTGACACTTTTTGTGAAGTATATGTGACTGAAGGTCGTGTCGCTTTGAAGGATCGTGCAAGTGTGCACGATGATCCTACAGCATCGGAACCCTGGTTGCCGGAGCTGAAGGCTGGGGAGATGGTCAATTTTCGTGTTGGGGAGAATCGTTCGGCACCGGAGGTTCATCGCTTTTCCACTGCGGAATATCAATCAAAGATGATTTGGAAGGATCAGATCATTGAGATGGTATCGGCGCCACTGTATCAAATCATTGAGGAGTTTAACCGTTTCAACGCGGTGGACATCGTGATTTCTGATCCTGCATTGGGTCAATTGCGCATGTCGGTTACTGTCAGTCCGGATAACCAGCAGGAGTTCCTCGAGTTGCTTGAAATGACCCTGCAAATTGAAGTGGTCGAATCTGCCACAGGCATCGTGCTCCAGCCCAAGTCCTGA
- a CDS encoding sigma-70 family RNA polymerase sigma factor, translated as MSLPQFSRSENEWFLREVYPHEPALKAWLKHRYPSLQQWDEIVQESYLKVLKVHRKFRLKAPKAYLFATARNLCIDALRREKVVKFHSMSCEEMDGHGLAMPGRDVRSELIEQEEFEILTSAIQTLPKQCRRVVTLRKVYGMSAKQIASELKLSHRTVENQLLIGMKRCREFYASLDRGLQGKRGEHKR; from the coding sequence ATGAGTTTACCCCAATTCAGTCGATCTGAGAACGAGTGGTTCCTGAGGGAGGTTTATCCCCACGAGCCAGCACTGAAGGCGTGGTTGAAACACCGCTATCCGTCACTTCAGCAATGGGATGAAATCGTGCAGGAATCGTATTTGAAGGTACTGAAGGTTCACCGAAAATTCCGTCTGAAGGCACCCAAAGCCTACCTTTTTGCGACAGCGAGGAACCTCTGTATTGATGCACTGCGCAGGGAGAAGGTGGTGAAGTTTCATTCGATGAGCTGTGAGGAGATGGACGGACATGGCTTGGCAATGCCGGGCAGAGATGTCCGCTCGGAACTGATTGAACAGGAGGAGTTTGAGATTTTGACAAGTGCCATTCAAACGCTGCCGAAACAGTGTCGTCGGGTAGTGACCTTGCGCAAGGTCTATGGAATGTCCGCAAAGCAGATTGCTTCAGAGTTGAAGCTATCGCACCGAACGGTCGAGAATCAGTTGCTGATCGGGATGAAACGATGTAGGGAGTTTTATGCCTCGTTGGATCGAGGACTTCAGGGGAAACGGGGAGAGCACAAGCGATGA
- a CDS encoding type VI secretion system tube protein Hcp, which translates to MNKKAVLRFGLLISLILTSHSFGEIQVLMKLDGITLPKTFSSKSELPAFTDGYITIQGASSGYAVSGTDSGAGSRTAGRADFSEFSIFKPADEITPILTLHGVQGSVLNKVIVVWVEVTDAQARPAKLMEFTLENVRVSGGAISGSEGDQSGTESTTFVWEKMTMQSFIRDDKGGVTDGPKVVIDATNNTASS; encoded by the coding sequence ATGAACAAAAAAGCTGTTCTTCGCTTCGGCCTGCTGATCTCCCTCATCCTGACCTCACATAGTTTTGGTGAAATTCAGGTACTCATGAAACTGGATGGCATCACACTGCCCAAAACCTTCTCTTCAAAATCGGAACTCCCTGCATTCACTGATGGATACATCACCATTCAGGGCGCATCTTCCGGTTACGCTGTGAGCGGAACCGATTCCGGTGCCGGTTCAAGAACAGCGGGACGGGCAGATTTTTCTGAATTCAGTATTTTCAAACCTGCAGACGAAATCACCCCCATCCTGACACTGCACGGTGTGCAGGGTTCCGTCCTCAACAAGGTCATCGTTGTCTGGGTGGAAGTAACCGACGCACAAGCCCGCCCGGCCAAACTCATGGAATTCACGCTCGAAAATGTAAGAGTGTCCGGTGGTGCAATTTCCGGAAGTGAAGGAGATCAAAGCGGAACCGAATCGACCACCTTCGTTTGGGAAAAAATGACAATGCAATCCTTCATCAGGGATGACAAAGGTGGCGTCACCGACGGACCCAAAGTGGTGATTGATGCGACAAACAACACCGCATCCTCCTGA